Within the Rhineura floridana isolate rRhiFlo1 unplaced genomic scaffold, rRhiFlo1.hap2 scaffold_22, whole genome shotgun sequence genome, the region CCCTGACCCAGAATCAGGTCGTCTACGAATGATTTAGCACCGGGTTCCCCACGAACATGCGGTGCGCTACGGGCGAGAGGCGACCCCCTTCCGGCCGCGCTCCGCTCCCGAGACGGACGGCTCTCCGCACCGGGCCCGACGGCCCGGCTATCCGAGGCCAACCGAGGCTCCTCGGCGCTGCGGTATCGTTACGTTTAGGGGGGATTCTGACTTAGAGGCGTTCAGTCATAATCCCACAGATGGTAGCTTCGCCCCATTGGCTCCTCAGCCAAGCACATACACCAAATGTCTGAACCTGCGGTTCCTCTCgtactgagcaggattactatggCAACAACACATCATCAGTAGGGTAAAACTAACCTGTCTCACGACGGTCTAAACCCAGCTCACGTTCCCTATTAGTGGGTGAACAATCCAACGCTTGGTGAATTCTGCTTCACAATGATAGGAAGAGCCGACATCGAAGGATCAAAAAGCGACGTCGCTATGAACGCTTGGCCGCCACAAGCCAGTTATCCCTGTGGTAACTTTTCTGACACCTCCTGCTTAAAACCCAAAAAGTCAGAAGGATCGTGAGGCCCCGCTTTCACGGTCTGTATTCATACTGAAAATCAAGATCAAGCGAGCTTTTGCCCTTCTGCTCCACGGGAGGTTTCTGTCCTCCCTGAGCTCGCCTTAGGACACCTGCGTTACGGTTTGACAGGTGTACCGCCCCAGTCAAACTCCCCACCTGACGCTGTCCCCGGAGCGGGTCGCGCCCGGCCCGCGCCGGACGCTTGGAGCCAGAAGCGAGAGCCACTCGGGGCTCGCCCCCCCGCCTCACCGGGTAAGTGAAAAAACGATCAGAGTAGTGGTATTTCACCGGCGGCCCGGGTGGGCCTCCCACTTATTCTACACCTCTCATGTCTCTTCACAGGGCCAGACTAGAGTCAAGCTCAACAGGGTCTTCTTTCCCCGCTGATTCTGCCAAGCCCGTTCCCTTGGCTGTGGTTTCGCTAGATAGTAGGTAGGGACAGTGGGAATCTCGTTCATCCATTCATGCGCGTCACTAATTAGATGACGAGGCATTTGGCTACCTTAAGAGAGTCATAGTTACTCCCGCCGTTTACCCGCGCTTCATTGAATTTCTTCACTTTGACAttcagagcactgggcagaaatcaCATCGCGTCAACACCCACCGCGGGCCTTcgcgatgctttgttttaattaaacagtcggattcccctggtccgcaccagttctAAGTCAGCTGCTAGGCGCCGGCCGAGGCGGAACGCCGGCCCCGCCCGTCCCCGCGAGGGAGGAGGGCCGGGCGACGCCCGCCGCAGCTGGGGCGATCCACAGGAAGGGCCCGGCTCGCGTCCAGAGTCGCCGCCGCGCCCCCCCCGGGCGGGGGGGAAACAGGCGCCTCTTCCAGCCGCGGCTCGCGCCCAGCCCCGCTTCGCGCCCCAGCCCGACCGGCCCAGCCCTCAGAGCCAATCCTTATCCCGAAGTTACGGATCCGGCTTGCCGACTTCCCTTACCTACATTGTTCTAACATGCCAGAGGCTGTTcaccttggagacctgctgcgGATATGGGTACGGCCCGGCGCGAGATTTACACCCTCTCCCCCGGATTTTCAAGGGCCAGCGAGAGCTCACCGGACGCCGCCGGAACCGCGACGCTTTCCAAGGCTCGGGCCCCTCTCTCGGGGCGAACCCATTCCAGGGCGCCCTGCCCTTCACAAAGAAAAGAGAACTCTCCCCGGGGCTCCCGCCGGCTTCTCCGGGATCGGTCGCGTTACCGCACTGGACGCCTCGCGGCGCCCGTCTCCGCCACTCCGGATTCGGGGATCTGAACCCGACTCCCTTTCGATCGGCCGAGGGCAACGGAGGCCATCGCCCGTCCCTTCGGAACGGCGCTCGCCTATCTCTTAGGACCGACTGACCCATGTTCAACTGCTGTTCACATGGAACCCTTCTCCACTTCGGCCTTCAAAGTTCTCGTTTGAATATTTGCTACTACCACCAAGATCTGCACCTGCGGCGGCTCCACCCGGGCCCGCGCCCTAGGCTTCAAGGCGCACCGCAGCGGCCCTCCTACTCGTCGCGGCGTAGCCCCCGCGGCACGCATCGCCGGCGACGGCCGGGTATGGGCCCGACGCTCCAGCGCCATCCATTTTCAGGGCTAGTTGATTCGGCAGGTGAGTTGTTACACACTCCTTagcggattccaacttccatggcCACCGTCCTGCTGTCTATATCAACCAACACCTTTTCTGGGGTCTGATGAGCGTCGGCATCGGGCGCCTTAACCCGGCGTTCGGTTCATCCCGCAGCGCCAGTTCTGCTTACCAAAAGTGGCCCACTAGGCGGCTCGCATTCCACGCCCGGCTCCACGCCAGCGAGCCGGGCTTCTTACCCATTTAAAGTTTGAGAATAGGTTGAGATCGTTTCGGCCCCAAGACCTCTAATCATTCGCTTTACCAGATAAAACTGCGGCGGGGTTCGCGTGACGAGCGCCAGCTATCCTGAGGGAAACTTCGGAGGGAACCAGCTACTAGATGGTTCGATTAGTCTTTCGCCCCTATACCCAGGTCGGACGACCGATTTGCACGTCAGGACCGCTACGGACCTCCACCAGAGTTTCCTCTGGCTTCGCCCTGCCCAGGCATAGTTCACCATCTTTCGGGTCCTAGCACGCGCGCTCACGCTCCACCTCCCCGACGGGGCGGGCGAGACGGGCCGGTGGTGCGCCCTCCGCTCGGCGGCCTCGGGATCCCACCTCGGCCGGCGCGCGCCGGCCCTCACCTTCATTGCGCCACGGGGCTTTCGGGTCGAGCCTCTGACTCGCGCGCGTGTTAGACTCCTTGGTCCGTGTTTCAAGACGGGTCGGGTGGGCGGCCGACATCGCCGCGGACCCCGGGCGCCCGTCGTGGCACCTCCCCGCCCGGCGGCGCGACGCGGTCGGGGCGCACTGAGGACAGTCCGCCCCGGTTGACAGTCGCGCCGGGAGCGGGGGGGCCCGGCCCCCGCGCGGAGGCGCCCGCGCCGCCTGCCCCCgcgagggggaggggcggggcaCCGGCGGGGGGAGGGCGCGGCGGCGGTCATCTCCCTCGACCCCGGGATGCGGCGAGAGCTGCTGCCCGGGGGCTGTAACACCCGCCGCCGGACGAGGGCGGCGGGCCACCTGCCCAGACCGAGGCCTTCCCAGCCGACCCGGAGCCGGTCGCGGCGCACCGCCGCGGTGGAAATGCGCCCGACGGGGGCCGGGGCCGTCCGAGCGGCGGTCCCCTCCCGGAGCCCCCCTCCCCGCGAGGGGGCGGGGGGACGGAGGGGATCCGCCGGCCCGAGCCGGCCGACCGTGCCCGCCGGGTTGAATCCTCCGGGCGGACTGCGCGGACCCCACCCGTTTACCTCTTAACGGTTTCACGCCCTCTTGAACTCTCTCTTCAAAGTTCTTTTCAACTTTCCCTTACGGTACTTGTTGACTATCGGTCTCGTGCCGGTATTTAGCCTTAGATGGAGTTTACCACCCGCTTTGGGCTGCATTCCCAAGCAACCCGACTCCGAGAAGACCCGGTCCCGGCGCGCCGGGGGCCGCTACCGGCCTCACACCGTCCACGGGCTGTGCCTCGATCAGAAGGACTTGGGCCCCCCCAAGAGAGCGGCGCCGGGGAGTGGGTCTTCCGTACGCCACATTTCCCGCGCCCCACCGCGGGACGGGGATTCGGCGCTGGGCTCTTCCCTGTTCACTCGCCGTTACTGAGGGAATCCTGGTTAGTTTCTTTTCCTCCGCTGACTAATATGCTTAAATTCAGCGGGTCGCCGCGTCTGATCTGAGGTCGCGGTCGCATGCGTCACCCCACCCCTCCCgcggggggggcagaggggaaatcGGCTCGTCTCGCCGCGGAGGGGACGGGCCCGATCGGGTCGGCGTGGGGAGGACGGCCGACGTCGCGACGCGGGCGGCGAGGGACGGCCGCGCCGGGAGGGAGACGCGAACCCGCGCGCGGGCAGCCCTGTGTCACCACAGACAGCCACGCGGGGGTACGAAACCCTGACCCGGCCGCCGCCCCGGCCGCGGGGAGGGGGCTGCCCCGTCCCGGAACGCCGTGACGCACCCCGCTCGGGGGCCCGGCACGCCGGACTCGGGAACGGCGAGCACCTCTCTCCCCCGACGGAAGGAGCGCGACGCGACGAGGGACGGGCTCCCCTGGAGCGGGCCGCTCCGGGGCATCGGATCTGCACTTAGGGGGACGAAGGCCTCCGCCGCCTCTCGCCCCCGGACGGGGACGAGCGACGGAGGGCGGGCGCCTGCGACCATCCCCCAGCCGCGCCCCGCGCGCCGCACACGCGCCGGGGCGATTGACCTTCAGGCGACGCTCAGACAGGCGTAGCCCCGGGAGGAACCCGGGGCCGCAAGTGCGTTCGAAGGGTCGATGATCAATGTGTCCTGCAATTCACATTAATTCTCGCAGCTAGCTGCGTTCTTCATCGACGCACGAGCCGAGTGATCCACCGCCAAGAGTTGTACGAGGTTTGGGTTGGGCGGCTTCCGCCGCGCGCACGGGGAGGGAGCCGCGCCCCTCCCCCGGTACGCCTCCGGTTGTGTCGAAAAAGGTCACGCTCGAGTTTCACCGTCCGGGCGCTCGGCCCGGCCCGAGGCCCCGCCGGAGGGGGGGCCTCGCGACCGCGGGGCGATGCGGGGCCAAGGCGGAGCCCCGCCGTTCCCCGGCCTCGCCCTGGCTACGCGCCGTTCGGACGAGGCCGCGCGAGTCTTTGAACCACCGCCCCGGAGGGCGCCAGGTACCCGGACCCTGGGCGGAGGGAAACGAGTGTCCGACCCCCCGCGCGCGACGTGGGCTCGCGACGTCAGGCCCCAGCCTCGGCCTAAACGCCGGGCCCCCGGCGGCGGGGGGGACGCGTCGAGGAACAGGACGGCCGCGGCCTCCGCCGTCCCCCTGCGGGCCTCCGGGGTTTCCCTCCGTGCTGCCCGGCGCGCCCGAGGGGGCGTGGGCGGAGGCTGGGCCCCACGGCCTACGTCGCGGCGAGGCGAGACTCGGCCCACAAGGCCCCGCGAACGCCGATCGGTCGCGTCCGCTCCCCGGCGCTGGGGCAACGGAACGCGCCCCCGCCGGCACCGTGGGTCTCGCCACGCCGGTCCGCCGTAAGGACCCAGCCGCTTCCCGCGCGTCAACGGCCGCGGAGCCGCCGCGAAAGGCGTCCCGCGCCCGCTCGAGGACGAGGGGCGCGCAGGGGGCGCGCGCCCCCTCCGTCCTTCCCCTCGCGTGGGGTTCCGGGCCCGCCCCGCgctcctccgtccctccctcgggCCGAACGCGCGCCCGCGTCCCCCCTCCTCGCCGGGGGACGGTGGGACGCGCGTTGCGGCGCCGCGGCAGGGGCCGGACGGCCGACGCGGAGGCTGTCGCCCAGCGGCCTGCCCCGAGCGCCCGCGCGCCCGGGGTCCCTCTCGCTCCGGACGTGGGCCTCGAGCCGCGCCTGGGCGTCGCCGCCCGGGCCCTCGCGCTCCAGGTCCCCGGTGCCGTTAATGATCCTTCCGCAGGTTCACCTACGGAAACCTTGTTACGACTTTTACTTCCTCTAGATAGTCAAGTTCGACCGTCTTCTCGGCGCTCCGCCAGGGCCGTGGCCGACCCCGCCGGGGCCGATCCGAGGACCTCACTAAACCATCCAATCGGTAGTAGCGACGGGCGGTGTGTACAAAGGGCAGGGACTTAATCAACGCGAGCTTATGACCCGCACTTACTGGGAATTCCTCGTTCATGGGGAAGAATTGCAATCCCCGATCCCCATCACGAATGGGGTTCAACGGGTTACCCGCACCTGTCGGCGTAGGGTAGACACACgctgagccagtcagtgtagcgcgCGTGCAGCCCCGGACATCTAAGGGCATCACAGACCTGTTATTGCTCAATCTCGGGTGGCTGAACGCCACTTGTCCCTCTAAGAAGTTGGACGCGGACCGCTCGGGGGTCGCATAACTAGTTAGCATGCCAGAGTCTCGTTCGTTATCGGAATTAACCAGACAAATCGCTCCACCAACTAAGAACGGCCATGCACCACCACCCACAGAATCGAGAAAGAGCTATCAATCTGTCAATCCTTTCCGTGTCCGGGCCGGGTGAGGTTTCCCGTGTTGAGTCAAATTAAGCCGCAGGCTCCACTCCTGGTGGTGCCCTTCCGTCAATTCCTTTAAGTTTCAGCTTTGCAACCATACTCCCCCCGGAACCCAAAGACTTTGGTTTCCCGGAAGCTGCCCGGCGGGTCATGGGAATAACGCCGCCGGATCGCTAGTCGGCATCGTTTATGGTCGGAACTACGACGGTATCTGATCGTCTTCGAACCTCCGACTTTCGTTCTTGATTAATGAAAACATTCTTGGCAAATGCTTTCGCTCTGGGTCGTCTTGCGCCGGTCCAAGAATTTCACCTCTAGCGGCACAATACGAATGCCCCCGGCCGTCCCTCTTAATCATGGCCCCAGTTCCGAAAACCAACAAAATAGAACCGGAGTCCTATTCCATTATTCCTAGCTGGAGTATTCCGGCGACCGGCCTGCTTTGAACACTCTAATTTTTTCAAAGTAAACGCTTCGGACCCCCGGGACACTCAGTTAAGAGCATCGAGGGAGCGCCGAGAGGCAGGGGCTGGGACAGGCGGTAGCTCGCCTCGCGGCGGACCGCCAGCTCGATCCCAAGATCCAACTACGAGCTTTTTAACTGCAGCAACTTTAAGATACGCTATTGGAGCTGGAATTACCGCGGCTGCTGGCACCAGACTTGCCCTCCAATGGATCCTCGTTAAAGGATTTAAAGTGTACTCATTCCAATTACAGGGCCTCGAAAGAGtcctgtattgttatttttcgtCACTACCTCCCCGGGTCGGGAGTGGGTAATTTGCGCGCCTGCTGCCTTCCTTGGATGTGGTAGCCGTTTCTCAGGCTCCCTCTCCGGAATCGAACCCTGATTCCCCGTTACCCGTGGTCACCATGGTAGGCACAGAAAGTACCATCGAAAGTTGATAGGGCAGACATTCGAATGCGTCGTCGCCGCCGCGGGGGCGTGCGATCGGCCCGAGGTTATCTAGAGTCACCAAAGCGGCCGGGCGAGCCCGGGTTGGTTTTGGTCTGATAAATGCACGCATCCCCGGAGGTCAGCGCTCGTTGGCATGTATTAGCTCTAGAATTACCACAGTTATCCAAGGAACGGTGGGAGCGACCAAAGGAACCATAACTGATTTAATGAGCCATTCGCAGTTTCACTGTAACGCCCGTGTGTACTTAGACATGCATGGCTTAATCTTTGAGACAAGCATATGCTACTGGCAGGATCAACCAGGTAGCCGCGCCGGGGCCGGGGTGGCCGGGCTGCGGCCGGCGCGGCCAGGCCGTCCCCGCTAGGCGTCGGCGGACCGGACCTGCGCGCGCGCGCGGCGTGGAGCGGAGCGGAGCCTCCCCGCCCGACGGGGTCGAGGGGGAGCCCGCAGCACTTGCGGAGGACGACGGACCTCGGAAGCTAGAGAAGGAAGCACCCTCGGAGGCGGACGGGGACGACCGCGGCGGGGCGGCCGGCGCGCACCGGCGCCCCTCTCTGTCGAAACCCCGCGCGCGCCTCCGCGTCGGCGGGCCCCTGGGGGCTGCCGGCTCGGCTCGGCCGGGCGCGGAGGGGCACGGACGCCGGGATCCGATGaccccggctccgggagcggacgaCGACGGCACCTGGGGTGACGGCCCGAAGGACGGACGCGATGGGGCGGGGAGGCGTCCGCCCCGCCTGAACGCCGGTCCGGAAACCGACCCGCGGAGGGCCCTCCCCGACGCGTCCGTGGCGGCCCgaaggggcttgggagacccgccGTGCGTGAGACGGCGGccggcctgccccctccctcccgcgAGGCGAAGGGGGACTCCGGCGAGTTCGCAGGGACCCGGAGCGCGGGCTCGGCCGACCGCCGGCCGCTCCCTGCCTCCTGGAACGAGGCCGCTCCCCGCTTCTCAGAGACCTAACGCTCCCTTTCGCGCGCCGCTCCCGCCCGGGAATCTGAGCTGGGCCGGAAGGACGTGCCGGTGGTCACGCGGTCCCCGAGGGTACCCGAAAACCCTGTCTCCAGAAATCCCCGCGCGCGCGCCCGGGACGCCTGCGCGGTACCTCACGCGTCCTTCCGGCTTCGACCCGCGCGCGCTCCACGGTTGCCTGCCGGAGCCCCTTTCCGGGCAAGCCGCGCCGATCGGTCCCCATGGGGGCTTCCCACCGCCTCCCTCTGCCAGGTCCACCCCTTCACCGGCCGAGGGCGGCAGACCTGTGCCCGGTCCTCCTCTACGGACCGCCGTGAGCACGGCCGCCCAGAACGGGGGTCTCCGGAAACCCACGCCGACCACCTTCCCGGGCGACCCCTCCGCGTGGTACCTTCCgaacgctcgctcgctcgctcgctcggccCGACGACGGGCTCATCCCGGGGGGCCCCTGCCGCTTCCCCTCAGCGGCCTCCGGGCCTACCTTCCCCGTAAACCGAGCGCGGGGACCGCGAGGCGCCGACCGGGACTCTCCCCAACTCCGTGCCGACCTCCTTGGAGCCCTTTCCCGCTCGAGCGCCGCGAATCCGGCCCCATCGAGACTCCCGCGGAGCTGCTTCCTCCGGGCCTAGCGCCTCCGTTGAAGCGGCGCTGCGAACGGCACTCGCCGGCGCGCCTCCGGGTCAGCCTTCGCACGTCGCAGCGTCAGGCGGCCGGAGCGGCTCTCTCCCGGActccacgccgacctcctggtGCCCGTCTCCGTCTTGCACTGGCGAGCCGTCGCTCCTGGGGACGCCGGCAGCGTGAGGGGACGACATCCGTCTCTCTCCGGCCGCAACCCACGCCGACCTCCTGAAAGCCCTTCTCCGTCGAGCACTGCCGAGACGTCGCTGCTACCTCGTGCCGCGTGCCTTCCAGACGTCTTCCAAGGGGCGTCCTCCGGCTCTGCCTTTCCACGGCCGCGTGAGGCGGCGACCGGCTCTCTGCCGGAATCCACGACGGCCTCCTGGAGCCCTTCTCCTTCTCGCACTGACGAGCCGTGGCTCCGGCGGACGCTGGGAGCGAGAGGCGGCGACCGGCTATTTCCCGAAAACCGTCGGCGACCTGCCGGAACCCTTCGCGGCCGACCTCCGGCGATCCGTCACCCCTACCTGGCGGGGCTTCCGCACGACCGCTCGGCCCGACGTCGGGCGCCTCCGTCAGGCGAGGGGCTCGTCCAGGGGATCCTGCCGCTTGCCCATGAACCCGCAGGCGCACGCCCCGGCCGTCCGAGCGCGGGGACAGCGAGGCGCCGACCGGGACTCTCCCGAAatccacgccgacctcctggaGCCCTTTCCGGGCGAGCTCCGCGAATCCGTCCCCATCCAGACTTCCGTACCCTCCTCCGACCGCCTTCGGTAGAGCGGGGCTCTGCCCCAGGACTCTGGCCATACGTACCACCCACGCCACCCCCAGCACCTTTCCCGCAGCTGCCTCCAggtccaccctcaccctcaccctctaaccctcaccctctaacTCTCACCCTCCAggtctaccgggggggggggggggggagagggggcagctaGCCTCCTGTTCGACTCGCCGCCccctgcgtgcgtgcgcgcgtgcgGATCAGCGCTCCGCCGGGGACTCCGCCACCGCCTCGTTGGTGCATGTGAGCAAGTATTTGTTTTACAAAGGAACTCTGTCCGTGAAGGGTTAATAGCCACAGAAGCTAAGATAAGCATCAGGTGCGATTAATTAAGGTTGGGAACACGCCCGCCGAGTCATCCTGAGTGCTGGAGcgatgagagaaggaaagcagcgcAGGGTTAAGGGGTGCAGATGCTCTCCGTATCTCTCCAAACACCCGCGGAGCGCTCGCTGTCTGAGTTAAACGCCGCAAGTCTGATGACGAAGGCGCACGGAACCTCTGGCTGTGCTGCTGTAGAAATCCTGTATATAGACTTTGGACTGCATTGTATCAAGCGTTTGCTGTTCTCTTCTGTTTACTTTGTGCAACGTCTGAGTAAACGACTGCTTATAGCACTAACACGTGTATCCAGCCTCTTGGTGCGAAAGAGGGGTCCAGAATAACCCGATcacgccttcctccttttctcctctccttcccacacgcacgcacgcacccccccccccccccgccgccgcgaGCGGCCACCAGGTCCGGGTTCGTGGAGAAGCCTCCAGGTCTCCCGTCGGAtgttacccctgctttaaacaggggactgggtctttcatgacgcccgggggtggggggtggggggtggggggaggcttctacacgggggggggggggcatgccgtgagagaacgaagctgtgggccgccatcggggccgttccgggggaaagaggcaaaaatgcagatgatgtatctatcttggtaaatgataaacaggaaatagaaataatcagagatttgtttgaacagtttggtcaggcttctggtggtcatttaaatatgcaaaagagttttatgatatcgcccaataacattaagggaaatatacaagtaatgccactggaacatctgattagtaataataataaaaatgaagcaatacattcagaagctgaggaagggcaaattcaaacacatgttaaattattaggaatttattttgcagtcaaatgggaagggtgggaatataattggaacatgtggagagatcaagtcaaagaaaaaatacaaatgcggccaaaaatggcatctttctaTTTATCGGAAAGCCATGTACGTTAGTACGTACTTGGTACCGGTAGTAGGTAATTTGGCAGCTGTCTACCCACCACCTGAAAGGATCGTTAAAGAGattaataaaatggcatttaagtttctatggggaacggctaatttcccccttgcaagagcagaggcgtacaaatctgtagcacagggtggtctaaattttacagcaattggtttcaaatttttagcaatttttgttagtcataattttgggaagtgggcagaggtagaaagaaaagaattggcacctcatttttggttggtggcttttgccaaacaccggagaattaaagattgggccaaaatatggtgggaagaaagataaggtcaattataaaatcacaccatcgctgaagtgttttggacctgattatttgattgaaatgtacagtaatgtaagagaatggaaattaagggcaagcatcataaaaatggaaaggtgtgaaccaaaagtgaagagaaagaaaatgtataggaatttattagaagtaaatagttttcagccggaatgtgaaaagaatgtaaaaagggGAAATTTATCCATGTATTTAAAAGAGCCTGTACACCAGATGGAATTCTTGAAAGATCAAAGAATTCCTTATAAACTATGGGACATCAGATGGAAGTTTTTTCATCAGATTTATAGCGTGCAAGCAAATACGCCGTGGCTAGCCAATGTTAACCAAGCTTGTCCACGATTAAGGTGTCAGGAAGAAGCTGTAAGAACAgggcagacacaaaaagaaaccgttccacattttgttaaagactgtgtatctgcgaaagagacgtggactataattgctaaaactctggattggccagaccttttgagggaaaactattgtttcgggagcggaaccggaaaaaggaattcaaggcccgagagaaagaaaaggagtgaaaagacctagaaataaaaacaacGTAGTGAATAATTACTGGAAGGTACCCTGGACAACGATAAGAATTGTCAATTTATTTGTTCTAAGTATCTTATGTTGGCAACGGTTAAAAGAAAGTAAGACTCAGAACATATGCAGTTCCGGAAGTACGATTAGGACGATATTATCAGAAATAAGAGAACTGagttcatttgaaaaagaaaaattgccGCATGAGAAGCGGAGAAAATTCTGGCCGTGGACATCAGAGTCGACCCCTCCTATAACACAGAGCTGAGCTGAGATGAATATTTTGTGTTAGTGTTAGGTTAGTTAGGAAAAGTATGTGTATTAGCTAGATGCGTTATTCtgagagtggcgatattgttacgtgttttcgcgtgcgggatgtgaccagtagtatgaataattttaataaaaaaccttacctaaaaaaagaaaaaaatcttccctaAGCCGAAGCCTGTTTGCAAGGAGGAAGGACGTGGTTTTCCGGAGCTCCTGCGAAGGGCTTGGGTgagcgctagggttgccaggttcaatccctgagactgatcctgtcatcttcaggagaaaagaaagtcagccaagtgcaggtggttcttgcaaccttgtaatggaaaaaaaaccacaaggcggaattctctccttccctcggcacaacttttaaagatacagaagatctcttagaggctgggcctggcaaccaagaggtcttttgtatctttaaaaattgtgcagggagaattccaccttgcggtttttccaattacagggttgcaagaacacctgcacttggctgactttctcttctcctaaagatacaggatcggtctcagggattgaacctggcaaccctagtgagcgcGGTTTTAACCCCCTTCgggggggggttgaatttcttcaaaaatagtatctggacgttcctaagactgtggggattcttttgagaccacttgtgtatttgggggacgtacgggtggggtgggggagctgtaggtttccccccccccctccctccccaacgaggcctactgatcccaaacaaacctccccccggctgggggagggaaggacttcaaaatggaggccaaacagctcatagaaatagatagaaagctcaaacaagagcttcgccagagaaaaggagagagagttaaaaagaaagaactccctccaaaaggtgaaggccaactggggagttgggaggagaaagaagaacctcCAAACAGGATTGGAGTGCAAGCTGGAGCCTCTTTATCCAGCAACCTCGTTAAGATTCTTCAGTTTGTACGGAAGACAGAGTCGCCTAAGCCTACAGTACAGtatattacagaggaaaagtcaggagaaaagaaagaagttatacaagagcagataaaaacgacagatgagatgaaagaaatgaatttagaaatgcaagatgtattatacaatctctggaatctttaaGAGATAACGGGGTAGGTAACGCATGGATTTTCTTACAAGTCTCTAAGTTTGTTTGATTTCCCTTTAGGAATTCTATTGTATTCCCAGGGTTGCATTGCAACGTCTGCAGGCtttgtagaggaaaaagcaagcacgCAAAAAGCAAGCATGCGAAAAGAGAGTAAAGCAAACCCGCGAAATGcagacttgcaaaatgcaaacctgcaaaaagcaagcaaagaagacttgcaaaaagcaaccctgcagagagtaagcgtgcaaactgaaaactgcaacctccaaactgctaataatgatgtaattgaccaggcctgggaatactCTCAGCTCGATACAAATCCTGAAGCAGATTCCGGAGATTGTATGGTCAAGCTTGcaacttctgcaagctttgtagagggaaaagcaagacaacagCAAGAAACTAAAGCAAGCCAGCAAAATTACAAGTCTGCAACATGTAGCAAGCGAAGCAAagttgcaaaaagcaagcctgaaaaatggaaaccagcaaaaagcaagcaatacaagcttgcaaaaagcaagcctacaacatgcaaatatgcaaaaagtaaatatgcaaactgcaaactgtaaaatgcaaactgctcataatgatgtcagtgaccaggcctgggaacgct harbors:
- the LOC133375317 gene encoding collagen alpha-1(I) chain-like is translated as MRRRRRGGVRSARGYLESPKRPGEPGINQVAAPGPGWPGCGRRGQAVPARRRRTGPARARGVERSGASPPDGVEGEPAALAEDDGPRKLEKEAPSEADGDDRGGAAGAHRRPSLSKPRARLRVGGPLGAAGSARPGAEGHGRRDPMTPAPGADDDGTWGDGPKDGRDGAGRRPPRLNAGPETDPRRALPDASVAARRGLGDPPCVRRRPACPLPPARRRGTPASSQGPGARARPTAGRSLPPGTRPLPASQRPNAPFRAPLPPGNLSWAGRTCRWSRGPRGYPKTLSPEIPARAPGTPARYLTRPSGFDPRALHGCLPEPLSGQAAPIGPHGGFPPPPSARSTPSPAEGGRPVPGPPLRTAVSTAAQNGGLRKPTPTTFPGDPSAWYLPNARSLARSARRRAHPGGPLPLPLSGLRAYLPRKPSAGTARRRPGLSPTPCRPPWSPFPLERRESGPIETPAELLPPGLAPPLKRRCERHSPARLRVSLRTSQRQAAGAALSRTPRRPPGARLRLALASRRSWGRRQPLLRRALPRRRCYLVPRAFQTSSKGRPPALPFHGRVRRRPALCRNPRRPPGALLLLALTSRGSGGRWEREAATGYFPKTVGDLPEPFAADLRRSVTPTWRGFRTTARPDVGRLRQARGSSRGSCRLPMNPQAHAPAVRARGQRGADRDSPEIHADLLEPFPGELRESVPIQTSVPSSDRLRLTRRNASALRPPGVPVETRRLSGPRLGKEVLPVHQVCRSESGVLSAPGSSPTEGFSGAVGSPGPRSTSASASALPPPATSRAPLARGAPPRPPGGRGGCQPPSRAGRRRRRSLPPSEGDKSLCRGLTFNRSQRGSCSATHETLTQNQVVYE